A genomic segment from Amphiprion ocellaris isolate individual 3 ecotype Okinawa chromosome 17, ASM2253959v1, whole genome shotgun sequence encodes:
- the myo1hb gene encoding unconventional myosin-Ih isoform X1, with amino-acid sequence MLSSVQKRYWGTHTFKTSRSLEERCNQILRNMEASLTARDRVGIQDFVLLDPHTSESAFLDNLRKRFHENLIYTYIGTLLVSVNPYKELDIYSKKQMDTYMGVNFFELPPHIYALADNVFRTMQSEFNNHFILISGESGAGKTEASKKILQFYAVSCPSTKLLNNVRDRLLLSNPVLEAFGNAKTLKNDNSSRFGKYMDIQFDHQGGAVGGHILSYLLEKSRVVHQNHGERNFHIFYQLVEGGEEDLLRWLGLERNCKNYRYLVQGDCAKVSSINDKSDWKTVRKALSVIEFSESDTEHLFGIIASVLHLGNIKFDVDARGYATLNNNQEMHWVSKLLGIPNQVLQQGLTHRKIEAKTEEVFSPFSVDHAVYARDALAKAIYGRTFNWLVNKINESLANKDSSRKTVIGLLDIYGFEVFSVNSFEQFCINYCNEKLQQLFIELTLKSEQEEYEMEGIEWEPVPYFNNKIICDLVEEKFRGIISLLDEECLRPGEATDITFLEKMEEKIGGHPHFVTHKLGDQKTRKTLDRGDFRLLHYAGEVTYCVVGFLDKNNDLLYRNGKEVMRQSKNAIIKHCFPSTEPDSKRRPETVVTQFKSSLVGLTEILMSKEPWYVRCIKPNEAKQPGHFNDVLVRHQVKYLGLMEHLRVRRAGFAYRRKYEIFLQRYKPLCPDTWPNWKGTAAEGVQLLIKHLGYKPDEYKMGRTKIFIRHPRTLFATEDAFQVCKHKLATRIQAKYKGFRVKEDYLKQREAATKIENCWRGLMARKEREKRAWAVKVIKKFIKGFMTRNEPACIDNSEYLAYVRQNYLTRLKENLPKTVLQKDSWLTPPPIMQEVAQLLKKIYIRHMVRKYVRGITPQRKAQLLLKVQTSSMFKGKKENYPFSVCRPFMDTRICREDISIKVLQLIQHEHIKYSVPVVKYDRNGFRPRLRQLIFTQQAAYLVEEAKIKQRIDYSSLRGVSVSNLSDNFLILHVTCDDINKKGDLVLQCDYLFEALTKLSIIVNNQNCIKVVQGSVRFDIQPGREGFVDFKSGQESMVYRAKNGHLMVESTRTKSR; translated from the exons ATGTTAAGTTCAGTCCAGAAAAGGTACTGgggcacacacacattcaagaCCTCCAGG AGCCTGGAGGAGCGCTGTAACCAGATCCTGAGGAACATGGAGGCCTCCCTGACAGCCAGGGATCGCGTGGGCATCCAGGATTTTGTTCTCTTGGACCCCCACACGAGTGAAAGTGCCTTCCTGGACAACCTGAGGAAACGCTTCCATGAGAATCTCATTTAT ACCTACATTGGGACTCTCCTGGTGTCAGTTAACCCCTATAAAGAGTTAGATATCTACAGCAAGAAGCAAATGGATACCTACATGGGAGTAAACTTCTTTGAGCTGCCACCTCATAT CTATGCACTGGCAGACAATGTCTTCCGCACCATGCAGTCTGAATTCAACAACCACTTCATCTTGATCTCAGGGGAGAGTGGGGCCGGAAAGACAGAGGCCTCAAAGAAAATCCTTCAATTCTATGCTGTCAGCTGCCCAAGTACCAAACTCCTGAACAATGTTCGGGACAGACTGCTTCTGTCCAATCCAGTGCTTGAG GCTTTCGGAAATGCCAAAACCCTGAAGAATGACAACTCAAGCCGCTTTGGGAAATACATGGACATCCAGTTCGACCACCAG GGTGGTGCAGTTGGTGGTCACATCCTCAGTTACCTGCTGGAGAAATCCCGTGTGGTTCACCAGAATCACGGTGAGAGGAACTTCCACATCTTCTATCAGCTggtggaaggaggagaggaagatcTGCTCCGCTGGCTCGGCCTGGAGAGAAACTGCAAGAACTACCGTTATCTGGTGCAG GGGGATTGTGCCAAAGTTAGCTCTATCAATGATAAAAGCGATTGGAAGACGGTGCGGAAAGCCCTCTCTGTCATAGAGTTCAGTGAGAGTGATACTGAG CACCTGTTTGGAATTATTGCGAGTGTACTCCACTTGGGAAATATCAAGTTTGATGTGGATGCTCGAGGATACGCCACACTCAACAATAACCAGGAGATGCACTGGGTCTCAAAG TTGTTGGGGATTCCTAATCAGGTGCTACAACAGGGCTTAACCCACAGAAAGATTGAAGCCAAAACAGAGGAG GTGTTCAGTCCCTTCTCTGTGGACCATGCAGTATATGCCAGAGATGCCCTTGCCAAAGCCATCTATGGCCGCACGTTCAACTGGCTGGTCAACAAGATCAATGAATCATTAGCTAACAAG GATTCCTCAAGAAAGACGGTGATTGGTCTGCTGGACATCTATGGGTTTGAGGTTTTCAGCGTGAACAG ctttgaACAGTTTTGCATCAACTACTGCAacgagaagctgcagcagcttttcatCGAGCTGACCCTCAAATCAGAGCAGGAGGAGTACGAGATGGAAGGGATTGAG tgggaACCAGTGCCATATTTCAACAACAAGATAATCTGCGATCTTGTGGAGGAGAAATTCAGAGGAATCATCTCTTTATTG GATGAAGAATGTTTACGCCCTGGAGAGGCCACAGATATCACCTTCTTGGAAAAGATGGAGGAAAAGATTGGCGGTCACCCTCATTTTGTCAC GCATAAACTTGGAGACCAAAAGACGAGGAAAACACTGGATAGAGGAGACTTCCGCCTCTTGCACTATGCTGGGGAGGTTACATACTGTGTTGTTG GATTCTTGGACAAAAACAACGATCTCTTGTATCGAAATGGGAAAGAg GTAATGCGACAGTCCAAGAATGCCATCATCAAACACTGTTTTCCTTCTACTGAGCCAGACAGCAAGAGAAGACCTGAAACT GTGGTCACTCAGTTCAAGAGCAGCCTGGTGGGCTTGACTGAGATCCTGATGTCCAAGGAGCCCTGGTACGTCCGCTGCATTAAGCCTAATGAagccaagcagccag GACACTTTAACGATGTGTTGGTGAGACATCAGGTGAAGTATCTGGGCCTGATGGAGCACCTGAGGGTCAGGCGTGCTGGGTTTGCTTACCGCCGGAAATATGAGATCTTCCTTCAGAG GTATAAGCCTCTGTGCCCTGATACCTGGCCCAACTGGAAAGGAACTGCAGCAGAAGGTGTGCAGCTCCTGATCAAACACCTGGGCTATAAACCTGATGAATACAAGATGGGCAG GACTAAAATTTTCATCCGCCACCCTCGAACTCTGTTTGCAACAGAAGATGCCTTTCAGGTCTGCAAACATAAGCTAG CAACAAGGATTCAAGCCAAGTACAAAGGCTTCAGGGTGAAAGAAGACTACCTGAAACAGAGAGAGGCTG ccaCTAAGATTGAGAACTGCTGGAGAGGTTTGATGGCCAGGAAAGAACGTGAGAAGAGAGCTTGGGCTGTGAAAGTCATCAAGAA GTTCATTAAAGGGTTCATGACCAGAAATGAACCAGCCTGTATTGACAACAGTGAGTACCTGGCCTATGTGAGGCAGAACTACCTCACACGACTGAAGGAAAATCTTCCCAAAACAGTCCTGCAAAAAGACTCTTGGCTCACTCCTCCTCCTATAATGCAGGAG GTCGCCCAGCTCTTGAAGAAAATCTACATTCGGCACATGGTACGGAAGTACGTCAGAGGAATCACTCCCCAAAGGAAAGCACAG cTTTTGTTAAAAGTACAAACAAGCTCCATgttcaaaggaaaaaaagaaaactacccCTTCAGTGTGTGCAGACCATTCATGGACACCAGGATCT GTAGAGAAGACATAAGCATCAAAGTCCTCCAACTGATTCAACATGAGCACATCAAG TACAGTGTGCCGGTGGTGAAGTATGACAGGAACGGCTTCAGGCCTCGTCTCCGGCAGCTCATCTTCACCCAACAAGCTGCCTACCTGGTTGAAGAGGCCAAGATTAAGCAGCGGATAGATTACAGCTCTCTGAGAG GTGTGTCGGTCAGCAACTTGAGTGACAACTTCCTGATCCTCCATGTTACATGTGATGATATCAACAAAAAG GGGGATCTGGTTCTGCAGTGTGACTACCTGTTTGAAGCCTTGACGAAGCTGAGCATTATTGTTAACAACCAGAACTGCATCAAAGTGGTCCAGGGCAG TGTGCGGTTTGACATCCAGCCAGGCAGAGAGGGCTTTGTTGACTTCAAAAGTGGTCAGGAGTCAATGGTCTACAGGGCAAAGAATGGCCACTTGATGGTG GAATCAACAAGAACCAAATCGAGATGA
- the myo1hb gene encoding unconventional myosin-Ih isoform X2, whose translation MTHMVLEVKESLEERCNQILRNMEASLTARDRVGIQDFVLLDPHTSESAFLDNLRKRFHENLIYTYIGTLLVSVNPYKELDIYSKKQMDTYMGVNFFELPPHIYALADNVFRTMQSEFNNHFILISGESGAGKTEASKKILQFYAVSCPSTKLLNNVRDRLLLSNPVLEAFGNAKTLKNDNSSRFGKYMDIQFDHQGGAVGGHILSYLLEKSRVVHQNHGERNFHIFYQLVEGGEEDLLRWLGLERNCKNYRYLVQGDCAKVSSINDKSDWKTVRKALSVIEFSESDTEHLFGIIASVLHLGNIKFDVDARGYATLNNNQEMHWVSKLLGIPNQVLQQGLTHRKIEAKTEEVFSPFSVDHAVYARDALAKAIYGRTFNWLVNKINESLANKDSSRKTVIGLLDIYGFEVFSVNSFEQFCINYCNEKLQQLFIELTLKSEQEEYEMEGIEWEPVPYFNNKIICDLVEEKFRGIISLLDEECLRPGEATDITFLEKMEEKIGGHPHFVTHKLGDQKTRKTLDRGDFRLLHYAGEVTYCVVGFLDKNNDLLYRNGKEVMRQSKNAIIKHCFPSTEPDSKRRPETVVTQFKSSLVGLTEILMSKEPWYVRCIKPNEAKQPGHFNDVLVRHQVKYLGLMEHLRVRRAGFAYRRKYEIFLQRYKPLCPDTWPNWKGTAAEGVQLLIKHLGYKPDEYKMGRTKIFIRHPRTLFATEDAFQVCKHKLATRIQAKYKGFRVKEDYLKQREAATKIENCWRGLMARKEREKRAWAVKVIKKFIKGFMTRNEPACIDNSEYLAYVRQNYLTRLKENLPKTVLQKDSWLTPPPIMQEVAQLLKKIYIRHMVRKYVRGITPQRKAQLLLKVQTSSMFKGKKENYPFSVCRPFMDTRICREDISIKVLQLIQHEHIKYSVPVVKYDRNGFRPRLRQLIFTQQAAYLVEEAKIKQRIDYSSLRGVSVSNLSDNFLILHVTCDDINKKGDLVLQCDYLFEALTKLSIIVNNQNCIKVVQGSVRFDIQPGREGFVDFKSGQESMVYRAKNGHLMVESTRTKSR comes from the exons AGCCTGGAGGAGCGCTGTAACCAGATCCTGAGGAACATGGAGGCCTCCCTGACAGCCAGGGATCGCGTGGGCATCCAGGATTTTGTTCTCTTGGACCCCCACACGAGTGAAAGTGCCTTCCTGGACAACCTGAGGAAACGCTTCCATGAGAATCTCATTTAT ACCTACATTGGGACTCTCCTGGTGTCAGTTAACCCCTATAAAGAGTTAGATATCTACAGCAAGAAGCAAATGGATACCTACATGGGAGTAAACTTCTTTGAGCTGCCACCTCATAT CTATGCACTGGCAGACAATGTCTTCCGCACCATGCAGTCTGAATTCAACAACCACTTCATCTTGATCTCAGGGGAGAGTGGGGCCGGAAAGACAGAGGCCTCAAAGAAAATCCTTCAATTCTATGCTGTCAGCTGCCCAAGTACCAAACTCCTGAACAATGTTCGGGACAGACTGCTTCTGTCCAATCCAGTGCTTGAG GCTTTCGGAAATGCCAAAACCCTGAAGAATGACAACTCAAGCCGCTTTGGGAAATACATGGACATCCAGTTCGACCACCAG GGTGGTGCAGTTGGTGGTCACATCCTCAGTTACCTGCTGGAGAAATCCCGTGTGGTTCACCAGAATCACGGTGAGAGGAACTTCCACATCTTCTATCAGCTggtggaaggaggagaggaagatcTGCTCCGCTGGCTCGGCCTGGAGAGAAACTGCAAGAACTACCGTTATCTGGTGCAG GGGGATTGTGCCAAAGTTAGCTCTATCAATGATAAAAGCGATTGGAAGACGGTGCGGAAAGCCCTCTCTGTCATAGAGTTCAGTGAGAGTGATACTGAG CACCTGTTTGGAATTATTGCGAGTGTACTCCACTTGGGAAATATCAAGTTTGATGTGGATGCTCGAGGATACGCCACACTCAACAATAACCAGGAGATGCACTGGGTCTCAAAG TTGTTGGGGATTCCTAATCAGGTGCTACAACAGGGCTTAACCCACAGAAAGATTGAAGCCAAAACAGAGGAG GTGTTCAGTCCCTTCTCTGTGGACCATGCAGTATATGCCAGAGATGCCCTTGCCAAAGCCATCTATGGCCGCACGTTCAACTGGCTGGTCAACAAGATCAATGAATCATTAGCTAACAAG GATTCCTCAAGAAAGACGGTGATTGGTCTGCTGGACATCTATGGGTTTGAGGTTTTCAGCGTGAACAG ctttgaACAGTTTTGCATCAACTACTGCAacgagaagctgcagcagcttttcatCGAGCTGACCCTCAAATCAGAGCAGGAGGAGTACGAGATGGAAGGGATTGAG tgggaACCAGTGCCATATTTCAACAACAAGATAATCTGCGATCTTGTGGAGGAGAAATTCAGAGGAATCATCTCTTTATTG GATGAAGAATGTTTACGCCCTGGAGAGGCCACAGATATCACCTTCTTGGAAAAGATGGAGGAAAAGATTGGCGGTCACCCTCATTTTGTCAC GCATAAACTTGGAGACCAAAAGACGAGGAAAACACTGGATAGAGGAGACTTCCGCCTCTTGCACTATGCTGGGGAGGTTACATACTGTGTTGTTG GATTCTTGGACAAAAACAACGATCTCTTGTATCGAAATGGGAAAGAg GTAATGCGACAGTCCAAGAATGCCATCATCAAACACTGTTTTCCTTCTACTGAGCCAGACAGCAAGAGAAGACCTGAAACT GTGGTCACTCAGTTCAAGAGCAGCCTGGTGGGCTTGACTGAGATCCTGATGTCCAAGGAGCCCTGGTACGTCCGCTGCATTAAGCCTAATGAagccaagcagccag GACACTTTAACGATGTGTTGGTGAGACATCAGGTGAAGTATCTGGGCCTGATGGAGCACCTGAGGGTCAGGCGTGCTGGGTTTGCTTACCGCCGGAAATATGAGATCTTCCTTCAGAG GTATAAGCCTCTGTGCCCTGATACCTGGCCCAACTGGAAAGGAACTGCAGCAGAAGGTGTGCAGCTCCTGATCAAACACCTGGGCTATAAACCTGATGAATACAAGATGGGCAG GACTAAAATTTTCATCCGCCACCCTCGAACTCTGTTTGCAACAGAAGATGCCTTTCAGGTCTGCAAACATAAGCTAG CAACAAGGATTCAAGCCAAGTACAAAGGCTTCAGGGTGAAAGAAGACTACCTGAAACAGAGAGAGGCTG ccaCTAAGATTGAGAACTGCTGGAGAGGTTTGATGGCCAGGAAAGAACGTGAGAAGAGAGCTTGGGCTGTGAAAGTCATCAAGAA GTTCATTAAAGGGTTCATGACCAGAAATGAACCAGCCTGTATTGACAACAGTGAGTACCTGGCCTATGTGAGGCAGAACTACCTCACACGACTGAAGGAAAATCTTCCCAAAACAGTCCTGCAAAAAGACTCTTGGCTCACTCCTCCTCCTATAATGCAGGAG GTCGCCCAGCTCTTGAAGAAAATCTACATTCGGCACATGGTACGGAAGTACGTCAGAGGAATCACTCCCCAAAGGAAAGCACAG cTTTTGTTAAAAGTACAAACAAGCTCCATgttcaaaggaaaaaaagaaaactacccCTTCAGTGTGTGCAGACCATTCATGGACACCAGGATCT GTAGAGAAGACATAAGCATCAAAGTCCTCCAACTGATTCAACATGAGCACATCAAG TACAGTGTGCCGGTGGTGAAGTATGACAGGAACGGCTTCAGGCCTCGTCTCCGGCAGCTCATCTTCACCCAACAAGCTGCCTACCTGGTTGAAGAGGCCAAGATTAAGCAGCGGATAGATTACAGCTCTCTGAGAG GTGTGTCGGTCAGCAACTTGAGTGACAACTTCCTGATCCTCCATGTTACATGTGATGATATCAACAAAAAG GGGGATCTGGTTCTGCAGTGTGACTACCTGTTTGAAGCCTTGACGAAGCTGAGCATTATTGTTAACAACCAGAACTGCATCAAAGTGGTCCAGGGCAG TGTGCGGTTTGACATCCAGCCAGGCAGAGAGGGCTTTGTTGACTTCAAAAGTGGTCAGGAGTCAATGGTCTACAGGGCAAAGAATGGCCACTTGATGGTG GAATCAACAAGAACCAAATCGAGATGA